The following coding sequences are from one Triticum dicoccoides isolate Atlit2015 ecotype Zavitan chromosome 4A, WEW_v2.0, whole genome shotgun sequence window:
- the LOC119288220 gene encoding haloacid dehalogenase-like hydrolase domain-containing protein Sgpp isoform X1 codes for MESSGGNGICRAPPLEALLFDIDGTMCVSDPFHHRAFSELLQGLGYNGGAPITPEFGMAHMAGRSNEQIGRFLFPDWPQARLDAFFAEKEALFARYAGEGLREVPGLGELCRWARERGLKRAAVTNAPRANAELMIGILGLADFFQLVVAGEDCGEGRSKPCPDPYLRALDLLGASAERSVVFEDSVVGVQAGVAAGMPVVAVASESREAKVVAAGASMVVRDYRDAELWAALEAAAGAPKIDSEVNAVDAKL; via the exons ATGGAAAG CAGCGGTGGGAACGGGATTTGCCGGGCGCCGCCGCTAGAGGCGCTGCTGTTCGACATCGACGGCACCATGTGCGTGTCCGACCCGTTCCACCACCGCGCCTTCTCGGAGCTCCTGCAGGGCCTGGGCTACAACGGCGGCGCGCCCATCACGCCGGAGTTCGGCATGGCGCACATGGCCGGCCGCAGCAACGAGCAGATCGGCCGCTTCCTCTTCCCGGACTGGCCGCAGGCCCGGCTCGACGCCTTCTTCGCCGAGAAGGAGGCCCTCTTCGCGCGGTACGCCGGGGAGGGGCTCCGGGAGGTGCCCGGGCTGGGGGAGCTGTGCCGGTGGGCGCGGGAGCGCGGGctgaagcgcgccgccgtcaccaacGCGCCCCGCGCCAACGCCGAGCTCATGATCGGGATCCTCGGCCTGGCCGACTTCTTCCAGCTCGTCGTCGCCGGCGAGGACTGCGGCGAGGGCCGCTCCAAGCCCTGCCCCGACCCCTACCTCCGCGCGCTCGACCTGCTCGGCGCGTCGGCGGAGCGGTCCGTCGTGTTCGAGGACTCCGTCGTCGGCGTGCAGGCCGGCGTGGCCGCGGGGATGCCCGTCGTGGCTGTCGCGAGCGAGAGCCGGGAGGCCAAGGTCGTCGCCGCCGGCGCGTCCATGGTCGTCAGGGACTACCGCGACGCCGAGCTCTGGGCCGCGCTGGAGGCAGCCGCCGGAGCGCCCAAGATTGATTCAGAGGTCAACGCGGTGGACGCCAAGCTCTGA
- the LOC119289926 gene encoding BTB/POZ and MATH domain-containing protein 1-like — MASSQRPTERMASRCTPVMARATLVFDIVGYSLHKGMGAGKFIRSPRTSVGGYEWCIRYYPDGDEGEDHVSVYLELLSKGARARALFDLRLLNQATGLSTSVTSCLKSPRVFDSVDTIKNKYAWGVHSFKKKSELENSPYLRDDHLIIECDLSVISNVPLVVETVDIQVPPSDLADNLGTWLETGEEADVTFIVRGESFPAHKILLAMRSPVFKAELYGPMGNRTARNITVEDMQPAVFKELLRFMYKDALPSVDNLDDDMVKHLLVAADRYAMERMKMICEGILCRSLRVETAATTLALADQHQCSRLKEACIEFIISSNRMAAVVASQGYAHLKRSCPAVLGDILESVTKSRTV, encoded by the coding sequence ATGGCATCATCCCAGAGGCCGACAGAAAGGATGGCGTCGAggtgcaccccagtcatggcgcgggCCACGCTCGTATTCGACATCGTCGGGTACAGCCTGCATAAGGGCATGGGCGCCGGAAAATTCATCCGGTCCCCTCGCACCTCCGTTGGCGGGTATGAATGGTGCATCCGCTACTACCCTGACGGAGACGAGGGCGAGGACCATGTCTCGGTCTACCTTGAGCTTCTTAGCAAGGGTGCTAGGGCAAGGGCGCTCTTCGATTTGAGGTTGCTCAACCAGGCCACCGGGCTGTCAACGTCGGTGACGTCCTGCTTGAAGTCACCGAGAGTGTTCGATTCGGTCGACACCattaagaacaaatatgcttggggTGTTCATTCTTTTAAGAAAAAGAGTGAGCTGGAGAACTCACCTTACCTGCGCGATGACCATCTTATAATTGAGTGTGATCTCAGTGTGATCAGCAACGTACCGCTCGTTGTAGAAACCGTGGACATCCAGGTGCCACCTTCAGACTTGGCAGATAATCTCGGAACATGGCTGGAGACGGGGGAGGAAGCAGACGTGACATTCATTGTCAGAGGGGAGAGTTTCCCGGCACATAAGATCTTGCTTGCAATGCGGTCACCGGTCTTCAAGGCAGAGCTCTATGGACCGATGGGAAACCGGACGGCGCGCAACATAACCGTGGAAGATATGCAGCCTGCTGTTTTCAAGGAATTGCTTCGATTCATGTACAAAGATGCATTGCCTTCTGTGGACAACCTCGATGATGACATGGTTAAGCATTTACTGGTGGCTGCAGATCGGTATGCCATGGAAAGGATGAAGATGATATGCGAAGGCATTCTATGCAGAAGCCTTCGTGTCGAGACTGCGGCAACCACGCTAGCTCTAGCTGACCAGCATCAGTGCAGCAGGCTCAAAGAAGCCTGCATTGAATTTATCATCTCTTCAAATAGAATGGCTGCTGTGGTTGCAAGCCAAGGGTATGCGCACTTGAAAAGATCATGCCCTGCTGTCTTAGGAGATATCTTGGAGAGTGTAACAAAGTCTCGCACAGTTTAA
- the LOC119288220 gene encoding haloacid dehalogenase-like hydrolase domain-containing protein Sgpp isoform X2, which translates to MESGGNGICRAPPLEALLFDIDGTMCVSDPFHHRAFSELLQGLGYNGGAPITPEFGMAHMAGRSNEQIGRFLFPDWPQARLDAFFAEKEALFARYAGEGLREVPGLGELCRWARERGLKRAAVTNAPRANAELMIGILGLADFFQLVVAGEDCGEGRSKPCPDPYLRALDLLGASAERSVVFEDSVVGVQAGVAAGMPVVAVASESREAKVVAAGASMVVRDYRDAELWAALEAAAGAPKIDSEVNAVDAKL; encoded by the exons ATGGAAAG CGGTGGGAACGGGATTTGCCGGGCGCCGCCGCTAGAGGCGCTGCTGTTCGACATCGACGGCACCATGTGCGTGTCCGACCCGTTCCACCACCGCGCCTTCTCGGAGCTCCTGCAGGGCCTGGGCTACAACGGCGGCGCGCCCATCACGCCGGAGTTCGGCATGGCGCACATGGCCGGCCGCAGCAACGAGCAGATCGGCCGCTTCCTCTTCCCGGACTGGCCGCAGGCCCGGCTCGACGCCTTCTTCGCCGAGAAGGAGGCCCTCTTCGCGCGGTACGCCGGGGAGGGGCTCCGGGAGGTGCCCGGGCTGGGGGAGCTGTGCCGGTGGGCGCGGGAGCGCGGGctgaagcgcgccgccgtcaccaacGCGCCCCGCGCCAACGCCGAGCTCATGATCGGGATCCTCGGCCTGGCCGACTTCTTCCAGCTCGTCGTCGCCGGCGAGGACTGCGGCGAGGGCCGCTCCAAGCCCTGCCCCGACCCCTACCTCCGCGCGCTCGACCTGCTCGGCGCGTCGGCGGAGCGGTCCGTCGTGTTCGAGGACTCCGTCGTCGGCGTGCAGGCCGGCGTGGCCGCGGGGATGCCCGTCGTGGCTGTCGCGAGCGAGAGCCGGGAGGCCAAGGTCGTCGCCGCCGGCGCGTCCATGGTCGTCAGGGACTACCGCGACGCCGAGCTCTGGGCCGCGCTGGAGGCAGCCGCCGGAGCGCCCAAGATTGATTCAGAGGTCAACGCGGTGGACGCCAAGCTCTGA